In Citrus sinensis cultivar Valencia sweet orange chromosome 4, DVS_A1.0, whole genome shotgun sequence, one DNA window encodes the following:
- the LOC102624628 gene encoding F-box/FBD/LRR-repeat protein At5g56420-like, whose translation MKSVALKLVHDRISSLPDSVLCKILSFLPTDNAVATSILSSRWRHVWTSLHTLLFDATVCIRQGDFTDATMEMFEMFVISVFLRTAPSNVQKFTLHSYRVSGSGRLKEWVSSAVMRDVRELELNLENQQRLELPESIYSCRSLQVLKLDSDFDIAVPGSGICFPNVKFLRVSLQYPENQLTEKLFASCPSIEEMWLKVYLKYDGPATNFIISSSTLKRFYWTVLVDDYNFAFNNCEHKCIIMAPLIQILHVVDDLMVSYEVHDLQFLQTVNVGIFFPDWSVLNPWEAVQLVNAVLNCKNLTLSSGVILALERANLSVLPSVPQLTHFEVHIGETGWRALPLILTSAPLLEQFVLVKECWVDARDPKFGWMENGCVPQCLAQHVKEIEIQGVEDVEDDVKLLEFFMKHCLVLQTMIIRCKRTVTNKKVNHLLRTVSQLHRGSARCDIFIV comes from the exons ATGAAATCAGTGGCCCTTAAGCTTGTCCATGATAGGATCAGTTCTTTGCCGGATTCAGTCCTTTGCAAGATTTTGTCGTTTCTACCAACAGATAATGCCGTCGCTACTAGCATTTTATCTTCAAGATGGAGGCATGTATGGACTTCACTTCATACTCTGCTGTTCGATGCGACAGTATGCATCAGGCAGGGTGATTTCACTGATGCTACCATGGAAATGTTTGAGATGTTTGTTATTTCCGTTTTTCTTCGAACCGCACCCTCTAATGTACAAAAGTTTACTCTCCATTCCTATAGAGTTAGTGGGTCCGGCAGGTTGAAAGAATGGGTTTCTTCAGCTGTCATGCGTGATGTTCGTGAGCTGGAGCTGAACCTTGAAAATCAACAGCGGCTGGAGTTACCCGAGAGTATTTACAGCTGCAGATCGCTGCAGGTCCTGAAACTAGATTCTGATTTTGACATCGCCGTTCCTGGTTCTGGAATATGTTTTCCAAATGTTAAGTTCCTACGTGTGTCACTACAATATCCTGAAAATCAATTGACCGAGAAGCTGTTCGCCAGTTGCCCTTCGATTGAAGAAATGTGGcttaaagtttatttaaagtATGATGGCCCAGCAACAAACTTCATAATTTCATCGTCTACGCTGAAGAGGTTTTATTGGACCGTACTAGTTGACGACTATAACTTTGCTTTCAATAATTGTGAACACAAATGTATTATTATGGCTCCACTTATTCAAATACTCCATGTAGTTGATGACTTGATGGTATCGTATGAGGTGCATGACCTCCAATTTCTCCAGACGGTGAATGTGGGAATTTTTTTCCCGGATTGGTCAGTACTAAATCCTTGGGAAGCTGTGCAGCTTGTCAATGCTGTTCTTAACTGCAAGAATTTGACATTATCATCTGGCGTCATACTG GCACTTGAACGTGCAAACCTTAGTGTCTTACCCTCGGTTCCTCAGCTGACCCATTTTGAAGTCCACATTGGCGAAACTGGATGGAGAGCTCTTCCTTTAATCCTGACCTCAGCTCCACTGTTGGAACAATTTGTGTTAGTTAAG GAATGTTGGGTTGATGCCCGCGACCCCAAATTTGGGTGGATGGAAAATGGATGCGTGCCCCAGTGTTTAGCTCAACATgtcaaagaaattgaaattcaagGAGTTGAGGATGTAGAAGATGATGTGAAACTGCTCGAGTTCTTCATGAAGCACTGTTTGGTTTTGCAAACGATGATAATTAGGTGTAAGCGCACGGTGAcgaataaaaaagttaatcaCCTCCTCCGAACAGTATCACAATTACATCGAGGGTCTGCGAGATGCgatattttcattgtttga
- the LOC127901930 gene encoding uncharacterized protein LOC127901930: MGCKTQMPTGRCSDDDEESQEENNDEEYQIEGYSSENDKGYMYRLTDDETPCHVGEWFKFEDPPRHKMILYHGQRFRDVSHFRKAIEVFAIRDGFKLCIMENRGHAVSYECSDLRCDWKIKAGRVVNGRTFIVKEFVAQHKCTRRHQQFQDRPKWISAIYLHRWKLQPNLRTVDIRDEIEATYGVVCHEAKLLCAAKRAKHILGMDHEDGYAILNQFKDEMERINSRNIVLLETKRHEYGEVERFKRMFVCWERTSYAFKNHCRRLLAVDGWKINNPYNSVMLVAAALDGNNGILPIAFCEVQVEDLDSWVFFIKNINNALRLEHGEGLCIMGDGDNGIDYAVEEFLPKAVYRQCCLKIFTQMVKRFPTAPVEHFFWSACRSTSATSFNKYMDLIHNESEECHDWLLQTDWSSWALFTIPKWVKCTCVTLSITDKLRNYLHLYLEMSIASRFVAIARLTAELFERRRMEVWNWYREKVTPTVREVIKDRTIDGQRFVLVEENGPRLKLTDTRSLLFDLNMEAQSCSCGLWQISGIPCAHACKGIQLIMGNVEEYVDNMMSVQNFCSMYAPGMMPFPEKHAWKWGTCNKLLPPMIESVNTLSMKGSNESASSRARQCIENYSDAATNNPKWTHPNTLTHFAEEKDSLRIKSTSTDGSLSM; the protein is encoded by the exons ATGGGGTGTAAAACACAGATGCCAACAGGGAGGTGCTcggatgatgatgaagaaagtcaggaagaaaataatgatgagGAATACCAAATAGAAGGGTACTCATCGGAAAATGACAAGGGCTATATGTATAGATTGACAGATGACGAAACACCTTGCCATGTGGGAGAATGGTTCAAATTTGAAGACCCTCCAAGGCATAAGATGATATTGTATCATGGACAGAGATTTAGAGATGTCAGTCACTTTAGAAAGGCAATTGAAGTGTTTGCAATCCGTGACGGGTTTAAGTTGTGCATAATGGAAAATCGGGGCCATGCCGTTTCCTATGAGTGTTCCGATCTGCGCTGCGACTGGAAAATCAAAGCAGGGCGGGTTGTTAATGGAAGGACATTTATTGTAAAAGAGTTTGTAGCACAGCATAAATGCACTCGCCGTCACCAACAATTCCAGGATAGACCGAAGTGGATATCagcaatttatcttcatagaTGGAAATTGCAACCAAACCTCAGAACAGTTGACATAAGGGATGAGATCGAAGCAACGTATGGGGTAGTATGCCATGAAGCGAAATTGTTGTGTGCAGCAAAAAGAGCCAAACATATTCTGGGCATGGACCATGAAGATGGTTATGCTATATTGAACCAGTTCAAAGACgaaatggagagaataaatagCCGCAACATCGTACTCCTGGAGACTAAAAGGCATGAATATGGAGAGGTAGAAAGATTCAAGAGGATGTTTGTATGCTGGGAACGGACGTCTTATGCGTTCAAGAATCATTGTCGACGTTTACTGGCGGTTGATGGATGGAAAATTAATAACCCATACAACAGTGTGATGCTAGTGGCAGCTGCACTTGATGGGAACAATGGTATATTACCTATTGCATTCTGTGAAGTTCAGGTGGAAGACTTGGATTCGTGGGtgttttttataaaaaatataaacaatgcTTTGCGTTTGGAGCATGGTGAAGGTCTATGCATTATGGGTGACGGAGATAATGGGATTGATTATGCTGTTGAAGAATTCCTTCCTAAAGCTGTGTACAGACAGTGCTGCCTAAAGATTTTCACACAAATGGTGAAAAGATTCCCTACAGCGCCGGTGGAACACTTCTTTTGGTCGGCTTGCCGCAGTACAAGTGCAACAtctttcaataaatatatggaTTTGATACATAATGAAAGTGAAGAATGCCATGATTGGTTGTTACAAACTGATTGGTCAAGCTGGGCTTTGTTTACAATTCCAAAATGGGTGAAATGTACATGTGTAACCCTATCCATTACTGACAAACTTCGCAATTACTTACATCTATATTTGGAGATGAGCATTGCTAGCAGATTTGTAGCAATTGCACGCTTAACAGCAGAATTGTTTGAACGAAGAAGAATGGAAGTGTGGAACTGGTACAGGGAGAAAGTAACGCCAACGGTTCGGGAAGTAATTAAGGACCGTACCATTGATGGTCAGCGTTTCGTGCTTGTTGAGGAAAATGGCCCCAGGCTGAAATTAACTGATACCAGATCATTACTTTTTGACCTCAACATGGAAGCACAGTCATGCAGTTGTGGGTTGTGGCAGATATCGGGAATTCCATGCGCGCATGCATGTAAGGGAATTCAATTGATCATGGGAAATGTTGAGGAGTATGTGGATAATATGATGTCTGTCCAGAACTTTTGTTCAATGTATGCTCCCGGGATGATGCCATTTCCTGAAAAACATGCTTGGAAGTGGGGCACATGTAATAAACTACTTCCGCCGATGATCGAAAGTGTGAATACTCTTTCAATGAAGGGCAGTAATGAGAGTGCATCCAGCAGAGCTCGTCAATGCATTGAAAATTACTCTGACGCTGCCACAAATAATCCAAAG TGGACGCATCCAAATACTCTGACTCACTTTGCTGAAGAAAAGGATAGCCTTCGGATTAAATCCACGTCCACCGATGGTAGTCTAA GCATGTGA
- the LOC107177828 gene encoding protein FAR1-RELATED SEQUENCE 5-like, producing MKNSNEEQEDRDDLEYPVITEADIDGWWNVSSNDEGEAHNDDSGSIELQAAINNEMGTNQNQTDRQQCTERDENDGLAMPTMLGREFGSEEQAETCYRQYARKAGFGVRRDNIRRNVNGNITGRTWVCSREGFRAAKYLQKRSRQREPRPLTRSGCQAQFRIILNSETKRWSCNYFHAVHNHNLTPPQLVHHIRSHRTVTDPDLVMAASLQRVGVTPSQIHEFMVDRSGGYNRVGYNRVDVQNKLASNRRRQLKESDAETCLSYLEGKKSSDPSFFYDITVTSSNRLGDLFWCDGGSCADYALFGDVIAFDATYKTNAYRKPFVVILGINHHRRSIVFGFALLSDETEHTYTWLLETFLTAMNNKQPKAVITDGDKAMRNAITKAFPQASHRLCCWHLARNAQTNVTSTEFTKDFRRCMLNAYSEEEFETKWKLMVEKHQVGHFEWVRKMYDERHMWAEAYLRGKFFGGMRSTQRSEGMNAFLNHYVNRRLRLIDFVKQMDRLMDRQREGEGKDNFDSCEGSPVLITHLKMYEQQAAETYTRAMFRLVRDELEKEGLLTAVIGGRDVMSTTYFVRHFGVSGNEVKVVITKPTNTVCCCCKLFETIGILCSHTFVVLKAENITEIPGSMILSRWTKDAKIMDHGSLETCSTISHYMTEEARVGLIFSSCRNLLRYAASSIGAYNVAINDIHNLTLRLEAMCQKDKSVAQPVRRTDNVVQDPDIVLTKGSLKRPKLAQQQQRKCSRCGVPGHNVRKCKHNTRQNQPLEDSCSQYNDIFSRANVLRQHGLDRTLSSHVPSQHPHSRATKMSMPYPNTHRGVPLGPLSDSWLEHIPTTTDSDTSIPTLNTSTSTGRFDSIATSSCAPTNYGDIRKR from the coding sequence atgaaaaattcaaatgaagAACAGGAAGATAGAGATGATTTGGAATATCCTGTAATAACAGAAGCCGACATTGATGGATGGTGGAATGTGTCCTCAAACGACGAAGGGGAAGCCCACAACGATGATTCTGGAAGCATTGAACTACAAGCGGCCATCAACAATGAGATGGGAACCAACCAGAACCAGACTGATCGGCAACAATGCACGGAGAGGGACGAAAATGATGGGCTTGCCATGCCAACTATGTTAGGCAGGGAATTCGGGAGTGAAGAACAAGCTGAGACATGTTATCGACAATATGCAAGAAAAGCAGGATTTGGGGTTCGGAGAGACAATATCCGAAGAAATGTTAATGGCAATATCACAGGGCGAACATGGGTGTGTAGCAGAGAGGGATTCAGGGCTGCAAAATACCTTCAGAAAAGAAGCAGACAAAGAGAACCAAGGCCACTTACACGGAGTGGTTGCCAGGCACAATTCCGTATTATATTGAATTCGGAAACAAAGCGATGGTcatgtaattattttcatgcTGTGCATAACCACAACTTGACCCCGCCACAGCTTGTGCACCACATAAGGTCCCACAGAACAGTAACGGACCCAGACTTGGTTATGGCTGCGTCATTGCAGAGGGTAGGAGTTACGCCATCGCAAATACACGAGTTCATGGTAGACAGATCGGGGGGTTACAACAGAGTTGGTTACAACAGGGTTGATGTTCAAAACAAGCTCGCTTCAAACAGAAGGCGACAATTGAAAGAATCAGATGCAGAAACTTGCTTATCCTATCTAGAAGGTAAGAAAAGCTCTGATCCTTCATTCTTTTATGATATCACAGTGACGAGTTCAAATCGCCTTGGGGACTTGTTTTGGTGTGATGGCGGAAGTTGTGCAGATTATGCATTGTTTGGTGATGTTATAGCGTTTGATGCGACATATAAGACGAATGCTTATCGGAAACCTTTTGTGGTAATATTGGGGATTAACCACCATCGAAGATCAATAGTATTCGGATTTGCATTGTTGTCGGATGAGACAGAGCACACATACACGTGGTTGTTAGAGACATTTTTGACAGCTATGAATAATAAGCAACCAAAGGCAGTAATAACAGATGGTGACAAAGCAATGCGAAATGCAATAACAAAGGCTTTTCCGCAAGCATCACACAGGCTTTGTTGCTGGCATTTAGCTCGAAATGCTCAAACGAATGTTACCAGCACAGAATTTACCAAGGATTTTCGTCGGTGCATGCTTAATGCATATAGCGAAGAGGAGTTTGAGACGAAATGGAAATTAATGGTCGAAAAGCATCAAGTTGGACACTTTGAGTGGGTTCGGAAGATGTACGATGAGAGGCATATGTGGGCTGAGGCTTATTTGCGAGGAAAATTCTTTGGTGGTATGAGGAGTACGCAAAGGTCTGAAGGAATGAATGCGTTTCTTAATCATTATGTAAATAGAAGGTTGcgattgattgattttgtgAAACAGATGGACAGACTTATGGATCGACAGCGGGAAGGTGAGGGGAAGGATAACTTTGATAGTTGTGAAGGAAGTCCTGTTCTAATAACACACTTAAAGATGTACGAGCAGCAAGCAGCGGAGACGTACACCAGAGCGATGTTCAGACTGGTACGAGATGAACTTGAGAAGGAAGGGTTGTTAACGGCAGTAATAGGTGGCCGAGACGTCATGTCAACTACTTACTTTGTAAGACATTTTGGCGTTTCTGGAAATGAGGTTAAAGTGGTGATAACAAAGCCAACAAACACCGTGTGTTGCTGCTGCAAGCTCTTTGAAACAATTGGAATTCTGTGCTCCCACACATTTGTTGTGTTGAAGGCTGAAAATATAACAGAAATCCCCGGGTCGATGATATTGTCTCGATGGACCAAAGATGCAAAGATAATGGATCACGGTTCACTCGAAACATGTTCAACTATTTCTCATTACATGACAGAGGAGGCTCGAGTAGGTCTTATATTTTCGTCATGCCGAAATTTGCTCAGATATGCGGCATCAAGTATTGGTGCATATAACGTGGCAATTAATGATATCCATAACCTGACATTGAGGTTGGAAGCAATGTGCCAGAAAGATAAATCGGTTGCGCAGCCTGTTCGAAGAACTGACAATGTGGTGCAAGATCCAGATATTGTCCTAACAAAGGGTTCATTGAAGAGACCAAAGTTGGCACAGCAGCAACAACGAAAATGCAGCAGATGTGGTGTTCCAGGACATAATGTAAGAAAGTGCAAGCATAATACTCGACAAAACCAACCGCTCGAGGACTCTTGTAGCCAGTACAACGACATTTTTTCTCGAGCAAATGTCTTAAGGCAACATGGCCTTGACAGAACACTCTCATCACACGTGCCAAGCCAGCACCCTCACAGCAGAGCCACCAAAATGTCCATGCCATATCCAAATACACATCGCGGTGTTCCATTGGGGCCCTTATCGGATTCGTGGTTAGAGCACATTCCCACCACTACAGACAGTGACACAAGCATTCCTACGCTAAACACAAGCACCTCAACTGGACGGTTCGACTCCATCGCTACCTCCTCATGTGCCCCAACCAACTATGGTGACATTCGGAAACGTTGA
- the LOC112499021 gene encoding uncharacterized protein LOC112499021, whose product MAAATEPNPPPFTFVLEYMGSAMVIKTVRPASYSILRLCNIAALVLQQKDSPVVHNFQPKAVLPWAGRAINVNSDEVLHKILQVCMRKDQFILHVAVMFGEQPAFGCPERNVQGPLFASPNPSIVANKPTVVHEEGKTAAELPEADTTVQRSKRKYRCRVCKADGHGKRTCKLVQPTALVGPFTKNFVGGHKQISFEDIDPPPPEHPVPGTTVIHG is encoded by the exons ATGGCAGCTGCTACAGAACCAAATCCTCCTCCTTTCACGTTTGTCCTTGAATACATGGGTTCAGCTATGGTCATCAAAACAGTAAGGCCGGCGAGTTATAGTATACTCCGACTTTGCAACATTGCGGCCTTGGTGTTACAGCAGAAAGATTCTCCTGTCGTCCACAATTTCCAACCCAAAGCTGTACTCCCGTGGGCCGGTCGGGCAATCAATGTGAACTCAGACGAGGTGTTGCATAAGATACTACAAGTATGTATGCGCAAAGACCAATTCATTCTCCATGTTGCAGTTATGTTTGGTGAACAGCCGGCATTTGGGTGCCCGGAACGAAACGTTCAAGGGCCGTTGTTTGCCTCCCCTAATCCGAGTATTGTGGCCAACAAGCCGACTGTCGTCCACGAGGAAGGAAAAACAGCGGCAGAACTACCAGAAGCAGACACGACAGTACAGCGCTCTAAGCGTAAGTATAGGTGCAGGGTTTGCAAGGCCGATGGACATGGAAAGCGTACGTGCAAGCTGGTACAACCAACAGCTTTGGTAGGCCCGTTCACCAAAAATTTTGTG GGGGGACACAAGCAAATATCTTTCGAGGATATTGACCCACCGCCGCCAGAGCATCCAGTGCCCGGAACGACCGTGATACACGGGTGA